The genome window ATCAATAGCATCGCTTAACATTGTACCAAAATTACTTATTAAATCATTGCTTGAACTTCTTCTTAACTGCTGAGCAGGTCCGTAATGTCTAGGATCTGTAGTTTTAAGTACAAATCCGTAATTATCGCCGACATTTCCTGTTTTTGTACTAGCACTATAAGAATTCATCACATTATTAATATTCATAAAATATCCTTATAATCATAAAAAATTAATATCTAATTATATTCAAAGCACTTCCAAACATAGTTTTAGCAGATTGAATCATAGTAGAATTAGCCTCATAAGCTCTTGAAGCCTCCATCATATCAACCATTTCTGTAACAGGATTAACATTAGGCATTTCTACATAACCTGCTTTTTCACCGTATTTAATAGCATCAGGGTGAGAAGGATCATATACAAATCTAGTTGCAGTTTCCATATCCTTTTCTATGCTGAATACCCTTACGCCTGTACCAACATTAGGCTGCAAAGCCTCCGGTAAAAATGGACTTCTGTATTTGTTGCCGTCATCTCTAGGCTTGAATATTACT of Brachyspira hampsonii contains these proteins:
- the fliE gene encoding flagellar hook-basal body complex protein FliE, with the protein product MNINNVMNSYSASTKTGNVGDNYGFVLKTTDPRHYGPAQQLRRSSSNDLISNFGTMLSDAIDAVNQKQVDRDNIIVQAGIRPDQVDVSDVMNAIAEVELSLSFTKAVIDRAVRAYQEVTTYR
- the flgC gene encoding flagellar basal body rod protein FlgC; protein product: MGIFSIINTSGSGLTAQRTRLDVIADNIANVNTTRTTEGGAFRRSRVIFKPRDDGNKYRSPFLPEALQPNVGTGVRVFSIEKDMETATRFVYDPSHPDAIKYGEKAGYVEMPNVNPVTEMVDMMEASRAYEANSTMIQSAKTMFGSALNIIRY